A region from the Naumannella halotolerans genome encodes:
- a CDS encoding ABC transporter permease translates to MIKMIAYRLASGVITLFLAAFFVFFAVQALPGDVAEQLLGQNATPEAVATLREQLGLDAPVWLRFVQWLGGAVTGDFGTSLVSGESVSSELWSAFGNTLLIALPAIVVGIGLSVALGVLAGARRGTTTDSSISVVALVLMSIPEFVVATVLVLLLAIMVPIFPAVVLQGSEATVTELLPSIVLPALTLVIAMAAYIIRAMRSSTIDTLASEFATTAELKGVRRRQVLLRHVLPSAVLPVLPVISINVAWLLGGVVVVESVFNYPGLGKLMIDSVSTRDLPVLQAIAVLSALVYVVVNLLADVLALLLDPRQRSLESSTRRRRKQEVTP, encoded by the coding sequence ACTTCCCGGCGATGTCGCCGAGCAACTGCTCGGCCAGAATGCGACACCGGAGGCAGTGGCCACACTTCGGGAACAGCTGGGTCTCGACGCACCGGTCTGGTTGCGGTTCGTGCAGTGGCTGGGAGGCGCTGTGACCGGTGATTTCGGTACCTCACTGGTCTCCGGCGAATCGGTCTCGTCGGAGTTGTGGTCGGCCTTCGGCAATACCCTGCTGATCGCCCTCCCGGCGATCGTGGTCGGCATCGGACTCTCGGTGGCCCTCGGGGTGCTGGCCGGCGCCCGCCGCGGCACCACCACGGATTCCTCCATCTCGGTGGTCGCGCTGGTGCTGATGAGCATCCCGGAGTTCGTGGTCGCCACCGTGTTGGTCCTGCTGCTGGCGATCATGGTCCCGATCTTCCCGGCCGTGGTGTTGCAGGGATCGGAGGCGACGGTCACCGAGTTGCTGCCCTCGATCGTGCTGCCCGCGCTCACCCTGGTGATTGCCATGGCGGCCTACATCATCCGCGCGATGCGTTCCTCGACGATCGACACACTGGCCTCGGAGTTCGCCACCACAGCGGAGTTGAAGGGGGTACGGCGACGACAGGTGCTGCTGCGTCACGTGCTGCCGAGTGCGGTGCTGCCGGTGCTGCCGGTGATCTCGATCAACGTCGCCTGGCTCTTGGGTGGTGTGGTGGTGGTCGAATCGGTCTTCAACTATCCCGGTCTGGGCAAGCTCATGATCGACTCGGTGTCCACCCGGGACCTGCCCGTGCTGCAGGCGATCGCCGTCCTCAGTGCCTTGGTCTATGTGGTCGTCAACCTGCTCGCCGATGTGCTGGCGCTGCTGCTCGATCCCCGGCAACGCAGTCTCGAGAGCAGCACCCGTCGGCGGCGCAAGCAGGAGGTCACCCCATGA
- a CDS encoding ABC transporter permease, with amino-acid sequence MIKFGDLNPAARIGAVLVAVTVLVAVLGPLVTPYDPIATDSDNALAGASWAHWLGTDQYGRDILSRTVEGGRYALVVAVCATAVAVAVGTAIGTVAAYYGRFVDTAITRVLDAVLAVPSVLALLLIVSVFGNGLPVLVLAISIVYIPAVARVVRGATRPILTTGYVTAARARGESSAAIIVREVLPNILDTVLVEFAMRASWVVLLVSTLSFLGFGVSPPAPDWGLMIQENRAALTVAPAGTVAPIIALSALVVGLNLAADGLAKYLGVDRARRGVA; translated from the coding sequence ATGATCAAGTTCGGTGATCTCAACCCGGCTGCCCGGATCGGCGCGGTACTGGTGGCGGTGACGGTACTGGTCGCCGTCCTCGGCCCCCTGGTCACCCCGTACGATCCGATCGCCACCGACTCGGACAACGCCCTAGCCGGAGCCAGCTGGGCCCACTGGTTGGGGACCGACCAGTACGGTCGCGACATCTTGTCCCGCACCGTCGAAGGTGGCCGCTACGCACTGGTCGTCGCCGTCTGTGCGACCGCGGTCGCCGTGGCCGTCGGTACCGCCATCGGTACGGTGGCGGCCTACTACGGGCGATTCGTCGATACGGCCATCACCCGGGTCCTGGACGCTGTACTGGCCGTACCGTCGGTGCTGGCGCTGCTGCTGATCGTCTCGGTGTTCGGCAACGGCCTGCCCGTGCTGGTACTGGCGATCTCGATCGTCTACATCCCTGCGGTCGCCCGGGTCGTTCGTGGTGCAACGCGCCCGATCCTGACCACCGGATACGTCACCGCCGCCCGTGCCCGTGGGGAGAGTTCGGCGGCAATCATCGTCCGGGAGGTGCTGCCGAACATTCTGGACACCGTCCTCGTCGAGTTCGCCATGCGTGCGTCCTGGGTGGTGCTGCTGGTCTCGACCCTGTCCTTCCTCGGCTTCGGAGTCAGTCCGCCTGCTCCCGACTGGGGGCTGATGATTCAGGAGAACCGGGCCGCGCTCACGGTCGCCCCGGCAGGAACGGTGGCACCGATCATCGCCCTGTCCGCCCTGGTCGTCGGATTGAATCTGGCCGCCGACGGTCTGGCCAAGTACTTGGGCGTCGATCGCGCCCGGCGAGGAGTGGCGTGA
- a CDS encoding ATP-binding cassette domain-containing protein yields the protein MSDNAAAVPAAEISGLGISYRAAGRRVDVVRDVSFSLPIGRTLGLVGESGSGKSTTARTLLGHLRDGSRIDAGSIRVLGEDVFALPPERLRQLRGGSVGLVAQNAGHALTPSMTVGDQVAETLAGHGLPHGTDRLAELFDLVRLPSPRALLRRYPHELSGGQQQRAAIAMAVSTDPRLLVLDEPTTALDVITQAAVLSLINELQERLGMAVLIVSHDLGVVSAVADEVLVLKDGTEVESGPTDQVLGSPRTDYTRVLLEAAPRVHGSAVSRDEVAEAPLVSCRGLQIRYLGAERRAVNGVDLTLRRGETLAVVGESGSGKSTIATALAGLVALEGGSAELVSADGARLDLSKPPHRRPVAARRAMQLIFQNADLALNPRRSVGDAIGRALRVFDRAHGGTSIRRDVERLLSEVGLTPAMADRVPAQLSGGQRQRVGIARALAADPELLIADEVTTALDVSVQAEVLELLEGLRSSRGLSCLFISHDLAVVRSVADRVMVMRSGVVVESAPTDVLFDDPRHPYTKALMDAVVEPGHHDLPSSDADTIVPVSDPDSHLRDLGNGHLVRNDEGVAVA from the coding sequence ATGAGCGACAACGCTGCAGCGGTTCCGGCAGCCGAGATCTCCGGGCTCGGCATCTCCTACCGCGCCGCCGGTCGGCGGGTCGATGTGGTCCGTGACGTGTCCTTCAGCCTGCCGATCGGCCGGACCCTGGGGCTGGTGGGTGAATCCGGCAGTGGCAAGTCGACCACTGCCCGTACCCTCCTGGGTCATCTTCGTGACGGCTCTCGGATCGATGCCGGCAGCATCCGGGTCCTCGGTGAGGACGTGTTCGCGCTGCCTCCCGAACGCCTGCGTCAGCTGCGGGGTGGGTCGGTCGGCCTGGTGGCGCAGAACGCCGGCCACGCGCTGACACCGTCGATGACCGTGGGCGATCAGGTCGCCGAGACGCTGGCCGGACACGGGCTTCCCCATGGCACCGACCGACTGGCCGAGCTCTTCGACCTGGTCCGGCTGCCGTCACCGCGGGCACTGTTGCGTCGCTATCCGCACGAGTTGTCCGGCGGGCAGCAGCAGCGGGCGGCGATCGCCATGGCCGTCTCCACCGACCCCCGGTTGCTGGTTCTGGACGAGCCGACGACAGCCCTCGATGTGATCACCCAGGCGGCGGTGCTGTCCTTGATCAACGAGCTGCAGGAACGACTCGGCATGGCGGTGCTGATCGTCAGCCACGATCTCGGTGTGGTCTCCGCGGTCGCCGACGAGGTGCTGGTGCTGAAGGACGGTACGGAGGTGGAGAGCGGTCCGACCGATCAGGTGCTGGGATCTCCACGTACCGACTACACCCGCGTGCTGCTGGAGGCCGCACCACGGGTGCACGGTTCGGCGGTCAGCCGAGACGAGGTCGCCGAGGCGCCGCTGGTCTCCTGCCGCGGGCTGCAGATCCGGTATCTGGGTGCGGAGCGCCGGGCAGTGAACGGTGTCGACCTGACCCTGCGGCGCGGGGAGACGCTGGCCGTCGTCGGTGAGTCCGGCAGCGGCAAGTCGACCATTGCCACCGCCCTGGCCGGGCTCGTTGCGCTCGAAGGCGGCTCCGCGGAGCTGGTGTCTGCCGATGGGGCCAGGCTGGACCTGTCGAAACCGCCCCACCGTCGCCCGGTCGCTGCTCGGCGAGCCATGCAGTTGATCTTCCAGAACGCCGACCTGGCCCTGAATCCCCGACGCAGCGTGGGGGATGCGATCGGCCGCGCACTGCGCGTGTTCGACCGCGCACACGGTGGGACGTCGATACGTCGCGACGTCGAACGGCTGCTGAGCGAGGTCGGATTGACCCCTGCCATGGCCGATCGGGTGCCGGCGCAGCTCTCGGGCGGGCAGCGCCAACGGGTCGGCATCGCCCGAGCCCTGGCTGCCGATCCGGAACTGCTGATCGCCGATGAGGTGACCACTGCGTTGGACGTCTCGGTGCAGGCCGAGGTGCTGGAACTGCTGGAGGGACTGCGGTCCTCGCGCGGTCTGTCCTGCCTGTTCATCAGCCACGATCTCGCCGTCGTCCGCAGCGTGGCCGACCGGGTGATGGTGATGCGTTCAGGTGTCGTGGTGGAGAGTGCGCCCACCGATGTGTTGTTCGACGACCCGCGACATCCCTACACCAAGGCACTGATGGACGCCGTGGTGGAACCGGGGCACCATGATCTTCCGAGTAGTGATGCCGACACGATCGTTCCCGTCAGCGACCCCGACTCGCATCTGCGCGATCTCGGGAACGGACATCTGGTCAGAAATGATGAAGGAGTGGCTGTCGCCTGA